The Aythya fuligula isolate bAytFul2 chromosome 1, bAytFul2.pri, whole genome shotgun sequence nucleotide sequence TCTGCCTGAATCAACAAACCGACCACTAATTGTGTTCCTTTCAACTTGGTGTGCTTAAAGGACTTCAGGTGCGCCCAGAGAGCCAGGTTGCTTCAAGCTGAACACCAAAATCCCCCTGtcatttctgcagaagcagTTCTGTTGCCAGGAGCACTCTGCTGTCTCCTTTTTGAACCTCACTTAGAAGTCCCGGTGCTGAGCAGTAAGGAAGTTGGCTGCGGGTGCAGGACAAATACTTGCACTGTGGCTGCTTCCCAAGCTCTGGGGAAGCCACCTACCACCTGTGGTCCTTCAAATTCTCTCTTAAAAGGGCCAAAGGGCATTGAAATGGGTCTTTGAGAGCTGGGGGGGTCACTCAGACACCGCTTCGAAGAGCAGGGGTTGTGCCTGCGCGCggtgctcctgcagcctctggggCTTAACCCCCTGTGTGAGGCATTTGCCCAGCAGTCACCGATCTGCATTTCACCAAATTGTGCCTTACTCAGCTCATCTCGGGGTACCTGGCAGCGCACGGATCCCCTCTCACGTGTCCTGTCCCTTCCTCCTAGGTCGCCAAGTTCATCGGCTCTCCGCCCGGCTACGTGGGCCACGAGGAGGGCGGGCAGCTCACCAAAAAGCTGAGGCAGTGCCCCAACGCCGTGGTGCTCTTCGACGAGGTCGACAAAGCCCACCCAGACGTCCTCACCATCATGCTGCAGCTGTTCGACGAGGTGAGGCTGGCACAGAGTGACAGAactggaggggctggaggggacctCAAGAGATCGTTGGGCAcaatccccctgccaaagcaggttccctagagaaAACCTGGGGTTGGAGCTTGAGAAAACCTGGGGTCGGTGTGAGGGCCGGCTGCAGGAGAGGTCTGGAGCGGGGCGGAAGCGCTCCAAATCAATAGTCACTGCCAAAAAATGTGAGCCAGCCAGTCAGGCCACGTTAATGCCGGGAAGCAGCATCACGCTGAGGTCTCGTGGTGGAAGAAATGACAtctttgggaagagaaaaagccaGCGATGGGAGGGGCAGGAGCCTGAGCAAGAAGCCCACAGGGATCAGATTGTCCCGTGTCGCTGGGAAGGCACGAGAGCGAAGTCTGTGTCATGAGGATACCACTAAAAACCCTGGTGACAGCAGAGGTGggcagcagagggcaggagcaCCGAGAGGCACACGTGCCCTGTGGCTGCCCACCAGGGTGGCACGGGGAAAACCTTTTCTGGCCACCCAGGCACGGGTCGGGTGCTGCCACCTCATCAGGAAAGCACGGCAACCTGGGCACTTCTTAGCCTTAATGAGCCGTGCCTCGTTAATTGCTGCTCTGGAGCTGGGGTTGGTTCATTCACGGCGTTCCAGGCAGCACGTGAGTCATCTCCCAGCCTTCCTCCCCCAGATGCTGGTTCTCCCCCTGATCCTGCTGGCTGTAGGAAGGAGAGAAATACTCGCCGAGGAAGGGCGCACAGGCAGTGACTTCGGAGCCCTTTTGCTCTCTGCTGGTCTCCGGGGCTCTCTTTGCTTCTCACCTGtcctgggcagctgcagctcctcttgcaggagctggtgggagcCAGGGACAAACGCGTGTCCCTGGAGCAATCGTGGGACACCAGGAGACAAGGGGGCTGCTGCATCTCCTGCTGCACGCTCAGCTTGTTGCACGCGAGTTTTTCCGTCTATTTTTAAGGTCCCAGTCTGTCCACGGAGGCGAACAGACTCCGGAGCGATGTGCTGGGAGGTTTTGGGgagtttagtttttcttttaaggattAATAACACAATTTTTTCTTGCATAGAtcatcacagcagcagctaaaTGTGAAATCAATTCCTGTACCACGCACTTGACAGGGCAATAACCCAAATGTTAATCTCAAGCACCCAACAAGGATTTGTGTCATTGTGCTGGATATCTGCTGCTGGAGACATATCGAGGAAAGAaactgcctggggagctgcttattttttttccttatttttctctctttttttttgctttattaatCAAGAGAACTAGCACTTCTGAAGGGTTCCTGTGCAGGTTTGGTGGGAGGAGCGCTGACCCCACAgccctcagctctgcagcagctccctgggtgCACGGGGAGCCCTCCTTGGCTTTTTTGGGGCTGTCCCAGGGGGATGCTCTCTCTCTGTCACCTCTTGCTGCCCCAGCCGGATCCGTGCGTGGTTCATTCCACGGGCAGAGCCAAGCAGTTATTCCTGCAAGGTTATTTTGGCTTTGCTTATTTTTGGTCAGGCTCCTGGCAGTCTGTGCTCCCACGTGGTGCTGCCAAACCACCACAAAGCTCACTGCCCCTGCCTGGCCCAGCACTGGGGGAGCTCCcaggcagccacagcagcacagggagctttGAGCTGActcctctgtccctctggtgaaCACCCAGTTGTGGCCAGTAAATACCAGTGAATAGCACAGCTCTCATcgcagccagcccagcacctgCCCGTGTCCTTGGGCGTCCCTTGGACAGCATCAGAACCAAATCTCTGGGGAAAAAGAGGGCTGTGATGTTTTGCCTCGTGTTTTGGAAACATCGTGGGGCACCCACTGATGCTCGTGCTGATTTGGTTGCAGGGCAGGCTGACAGACGGCAAGGGGAAGACCATCGACTGCAAGGATGCCATCTTCATCATGACCTCCAACGTGGCAAGCGACGAGATAGCCCAGCACGCCCTGCAGCTCAGGCAGGAGGCCGTGGAAATAAGCAAGAAGAGGATCGCAGAAAACTTAGGTACTGGGCTTTGCACGTCCTTCTCCAAGCCCCTGGAGAACCCAGCTCCTCCCtaaggctgcagctccctgctgcagggaccaAACGCCTGCCCTCACCACCACGAGGCCTCTTCGAAAGCCTCCCTGCAGCATTCATTGTTCATGAGCACGTCCTTGAGCGATTTGTCTTTGCTTGGGGCTTTCTAGCCCACCTCTCAGCCCTCCCCACCCCGTGCTCCCTTCCCTTTATCTGcttatccttttctttctctcaggaCCCTTCCACGTGCTTCCTCGGAAACACCGTGGCTCCTCCAGGCGCTCACGTTAACGAAGAATagtttagttctttcttaagTCAGCTAAAGGTAATTAGGACTGAGCTTAATAGATTTTACTTTGCCTTTTAGTGACAGCACAAGCCCCACACGAGGGTCCTGAAGGAAATTGCCCCCAAGCAGGTCGCAGAGGGAGGACGGAGCAGGGTAAGGGCAGCCTCTGACAGCCCTGCTGAAGGCACGGGGTCTCTGTACGCTCAGCCCTGCAGTGATAACCCCGTAGGATAACACCAGGAGGCCACCAGTAGGGCTCCACTGCCCTAAGGAAGGACAgacagcagtgcctgcagcgGGGCTTTCCCCCTCTAGCTCTGAAATAGGGACAGGTTTGAGCACAGACACTGGCACAGGGAGCACGAGGAAGCACTGCCAGCATcgggtgctgctgtgcctgtgcaGAACCACAGTTTCCTCACCCGTTTGGTCCCCTTCTTCCCATCCACGGGGTACCTGGCAGCCTGTGCCCTCCTGCACGTAGGCAGGGTTTCTCTGCTCACCCGTGGAAATGCCCAAGAAGCTGTGGTGTGCGGTGTGTGCTGCGGCCAGGAGccacagctttctgcagcagctccatggacagcaggaaaaaatgctggGTTTTGGCATCGAGtgtatttttcagcttctctctcaCTGTCTCTTCCTTTTTGCCTTGAGAAGCGGATGCCAAAGCTGACTTAATTCAGAATCTTTAAACTTCAATCAAACTAGGTAAAGGACAAAGCATTGCCTGCAACTGAACTTTcaagaataacattttaaaatgccaagCACTTTTCTCCTAAATGAGGAAAGcattgaattttaatttctggaaCTGTACGACAGACAGCTGCAGTGAGTGAAAGGCAGCGAGAGAGCACAgccagaaaatgcattttgatcAGGAGCCCGGCCTCAATTGAGTTTCGCAGAGCTCCTTGCAATTTGCAGAGCCCTTGGCTTGGAGGTGCCGCAGGACGCAGCGGCCGGGAGGTCAGCCTGAGTGCCTGGCTGGGCAGATAAATGGAAAGATagagggaaggagctgcttcCGCCCTATCTCGCCATCTGTGAGTGAAAGCAGCAAATATTGCAGGTGACAAACCTCAGCactgcctgtgctctgctctgccctccccagctcctcttccAGAGGCCCCGTACGCGGGCAGAGCGCTCTGCCCAATCCCCTCGGTGGCTCAGGGATGTGAAAGGGGCTGAATCCTATAACCCAGGACCCCCAGCTCCATTTACCCCACTGCTCTGCTCGTCCTCCCCGTGTGGCACAGCAAAATCCCCACCCAGGATCCCTGGAGCACCCCCGTGCTCGTGTCCTGggggtgctcctgcagcagggagtgaGCCGGGGTGGGTGCTGAGAGCCCCCCAGCCTcccaggggaaggggcagggggacTTCAGAGCGCACAGCACCGTGCCTGGAAGCCTCCTTTGCCACTGCTGCGAGTGTCACAGCTCCACCAAGGCTGCAAATGCAGGAAAGGCTCTCGGCACCCAGCCTTCAGCAGGGTATTTCTGCACTTCTTGGCGTTACAGCCTCCTACCCAGAGCACCTTTCCTGCGAGGGATCTCCCCTTGTGTCAAATGGCCCGTGGAGTTACGTGCCTGAAGGTGTAGGAGGGGAGCGAGGCAGTCGAGACAAAGAGAAAGGTGCcgtggggctgcaggaaggtgaAGCCTGCGCTGAAGCTGGCTgtcagggctggagctgggattAGAAGCAGGGCTGCCAGACCCTGGCTCCATCTGCAGTCAGTGGAGGGAAGTGGTCCCGAAGCCCGAAGCACGCTTGTGCCCCAGGCTGAGTGTGGGTTTTGCTGCTTGCTGAGGGGCCCACGGGCTGTCCTCTGTGCCTAAAGAGCTGCCACAGCCCCCCCAGAACACCCCCGGGTGCTCCCTGGGCTGGTTCTCATGGCCCAGCCACCGTCCGGGTTTCACGGGGGCCAGAGGAGGACTCCTGATACCCAAAAtctgctggcaggcagctcgTGGGGTGTAAGGCATtgagaggaggcagagcaggagctctgctgctgtctgagAGTAGGGTGCACAGGGCACACAGCCAGCCACGGCAGGGAATTGGGTGTAGgagccccacagcacccaccaGCCGTGGTTTGTGGCACGTGGGGAGATTTGGGGTCTGATCCTAGACCCTGCCCCCATCTCACCATCCCGTGCAATCTTCCTGTGCTGGCTCCTCGTCACGCAGCTCCGCGTgtcctcccttccctgccctcacCCGTGTCCTCGTGTCCTTGTGTCTTTCAGAGGACGTGCAGGTGACCGAGAAGATCACCATCTCCAAGCAGTTCAAGGAGAAGGTCATTCGCCCCATCCTAAAGGTAGGGGGGATCGGTTTCAGGGCTCGTGTTTCAGGTGTGCTGAGCTTTGTTCACCGAGTCGTGCGGTTTAAGCGCCGTGCCCCTCACCAGCTGCCTCCCAGATGTGAGCTCAGTGACACGACGTTCATTTTCAGGCTTGATGGTTAATTTTCAGGCACCCAGAAGCAAGGTCAGGGCCTTGCAGAAAGAGatagcagcagctctctgctcccGTTGTAGTGCAGTTATAGGAGACTGGAAGGGGAACGCGGGCTGGGAAGTGCTGGGGTGGGGTTTTTGGGGGTCCTGTGCTCACTCTGGGCCACAATCTGCTCAGCTTCTGGGCCAGAGAAGTCCTCCTGCAGTGACACGTCCCCCTGGCACCCCGTCCATCCCCTGGCACCCCTGACCTGCAGCCCTTGTCCCCACAGGCTCACTTCAGGCGGGATGAGTTCCTGGGGAGGATCAACGAGATCGtctattttctccctttctgccACTCGGAGCTCATCCAGCTCGTCAACAAGGAGCTGAATTTTTGGGCCAAAAAGGTAAAATCCAGTCCGTTGCTCAGAGGCAATTGCTTTAGAGGGAACTTCTCCTTCACGAGGAGGAGGAATTCCCATCCAAGCCTTCATCCTGCTGTTGCAGAAGCAGCGTGAGCATGTGTTTGTGCTGTAGTCGTCTTCCATGGGTCAGCAGGACAGTCAAATGCCTGATGTCTTGGCACATGGAGTGCTCCAGGTGGCCAAATAGGATTTAGGGGGGCAATTTTGGAACCTTTTTGGGCACCAACAGGGCTGAGCTCGGACACAGGGACACGCAGCACCCTCCTGTGCTGCCCGTGGtgtcccagctcccagctgctcaaGGAAGGGAatgggggtgctggggatgctcaAACACCCCGgtaacatttatttccttctcctcctgcccccacaGGCCAAGGCGAGGCACAACATCACCCTGCTTTGGGACAGGGAGGTGATGGACGTGCTGGCTGACGGCTACAACCTGCACTACGGGGCTCGGTCCATCAAGCACGAGGTAAAGCACCAGGACCAAGCTGGCCTCGGCCCCGCTGGGTGCCGCGGGgggcacaggagcaggggcagtgcccccacagcctcccctcgcagccctgctctgcctggggagcaccaggaggctgctgcttgtGTCTGTCCCATGAAAATGTGGCTGCAGGGCTCGCAGCCAGGATGCTGGCGGTCGGGGGGAGGACACATCGCTGCCcaggggtgggaaggagggcGGCACGGCTCCCCCGGGGGTATTTTGGGGTTTTATGGcagctgctttttcctcctccaggtTGAACGGCGCGTTGTGAACCAGCTGGCAGCTGCCTACGAGCAGGACCTGCTGCCGAGGGGCTGCACCCTGAAAATCACGGTGGAGGACTCGGacaagcagctgctgaaaaCCAAAGACAGCTCAGCCCCCGGCGCGGAGAAAACAAAGACGCCAACCCTGCGGCTGGAGATCGTGGAGAAGGACAGCAAATCCCGAAAACTGGACATCCAGGCACCTCTGAACCCAGAAAACATCACGTACTTCCTCTAGGGCACGCCGGGGCTGTGCGGGTTGGCAATAAAATACCCTCAGACTCGCAGTGTGCCCCGTGGCCACATCTGTGAGGGCAGGCATCCATCCCAGAGGAGTGTGAGGTGGGgcaaagctgctcctgctgcctctgctcctgctgcctctgctcctctggAGCAGGACACGGGCAGGCAGGCCCCGCAGCATCAGGCTCTGGGAGGGCACAGAAGGCTCTGGCCGTGGGCTGGCGAGGCGCCGTGCAGCCACGGGGGGACACGAgggtgaggggcagggggaTTTCACTGCAGAAACAGCGTAAAAGAGAaggtgctggggctgtttaacacagaaaagcagatttctgaCTGTACGGGTGCTGGTCGGGCTTGTCGCTGCCTGAAGATGGGAATTGCTGCAGGGACTGGTTTGTGGGGCTTGGACTGATGCTGCATGGGGTAGGATGGGCTGAGTGTGTGACAGCTTCGTTTAAAAGCCACCAGGCTCTCTGACTGTACCTCGCCTGCTTCTGGTTATTTATTGCAATAAACGTGGCGTGCACACGCGATGCTCTGCCTCTCGGGGGGCCGGGCAGAGCGGGGTGGGCATTGCCCGGTAATGGGATCGAGGAGGGAGAGACACAGCCCTGGGGGGCTCCTGCAGGTCCTGCTCACCCCCGGGAAGCACGAGGAACACCACGAGGAGCACCATGAGGAGCACCACCAGCACGTTTCCTCtgccagccccatcccagccGGGTGCCATCCCACTGTGACCCTCACCAAACACTTTGCTGCCACTGACCCCTCATCCTcgcagagctgctccctggaCGTTGCTAATTTCTCGGGGTTAACACCGATGTCTGAATTGTCCCTGGTGTCAGCTCGAGGTAAAGGTCCCTGTACCCTGCAGGTTTTTGGGGAAGGTGCAGTACGAGCAATCTGTGCCTTCCTCACCAACCTTGGTGACGGGTCCAGTGCGGGACCACGCACCTTGGATTTGGACACATCCTCTCCTGGGGACACGGCCAGCGTCACATCCCTGGGGACTTGGTCTTGtggggagggatttggggggaggCAGACGGGTCCCTTCCCACAGCCTCGGTCACTGCTCGGCCACCCCATGGGGCGAGGAACCCGGTGCCGAGGTCACCGCCCTTCCCTGACCGCGTCGCCGCGGATTACCCCGCCGGTCGGTGACGTGCCACAGGCACgttgggaaggggaggaaatgaaatacaggcggaaatcaaacaaaatagCCCTGCGGAATTAATAAGTTGCAGTCCCTGGGGCACGGGGACAGTGACGGATGGGAGACAGTGGCAGAGCCCCGGGCTTGCCGGGAGCACCCACCCTGCTCCAGCTGAGGCAGAAGTTTTGGGGAGCCCCTCGCTGCCCTGCAAGGCCCCCCCATGTGCTGGCTGCCCCCTTCCCAGCTCCGTGCAGCGCTGGCAGGGTCACAGCCCCGACCCTTTGTGGGTGCAGGTGGCCCCAGACAGCCCCGGGGTGCGCCAGGACcggtgcctggggctgctggaggggctcATCCCGGTGAGGTGCCCGAGTTtttggggctgagctgctgaggCAGACGTCAGAACCAGGGCACCGCCTGTCCGTGGGCTTGTTTTGTCCCTGGTGCTCATTTTCCAGGGGTTGTAGAACGTTTTATGGGGCTGCTTTGACCCCACTGCCCATGGGGCTGATCCAACCACACGAGGTGTGCGCCCAAAGGGACAGGGCTGTGACAAAGAGCAGCTTTGGAGCTGGGGGGGCTTAGGGATGGCACAGGGGTGGGCGCAGCACTCAGTagcagcactgcacagccaGGAGCCGCCGGCATTCctggatttttccttttatttactaCCACGGAAAGCACCGCCGCGGTCTCCCCAAAAATCCCTTCAGACACTTGCACAGACTGCATGGTCCTGGAGGACCTGATGAGCCTCCTGTGGGGTCAGAGAGGACAGGAGGAGGTTCTTCGTGTTCGTCTTCACCTGAAAGGGTCTTGGAGCTCCACGGGGGTTTTCCTGACCCTCTCCAACCCAGGTCCCACGCAGACACCGTGGTGGGGCCAGCCCAACACCAGCCCAGTGGGGTGGGCGCTGGATTTCGCACAGTTCCCCAGTGGAGCTGCCCGGGTCACAGCCTGTGCCCACCCCGCGGGGCTGGGACACTGCGTGGGGACGGGGAGAGCCCCAGGAGCCACctccacagccccagctcctcgaCTGCCTCCAGCCCTGACACCTCCAGCCCGTCCCGGACTGTCGGAGGCTCCAGGGGACACCCACCGGGTCCGGCTCTGCCAGGGCCACGTCCCCACGTGGCACACGAAAACCAAGAGGCTCTGTGCCCgagagggagagcaggagcaggagcatcCCAGGTCCCAGAATCATCTCggttggagaagaccttcaAGATAAATCAACCATCGACCCGACATCCCATGTCCCCTCACCAAACCGTGTGGCTTCCTGGCTCCAGCCCATCAGTGGAGCGCTGGAGGTGCCCAAGCATGGACCCacggggcagagctggctgtgcaTGGGTGTGCAGGGATGTGTGAGGTTGTGCAGGGGCATCAGGGGGTGTGCAGGGGCGTGCAGGGGTGTGCACAGCCCTGTGACACCGGGGACAACCCAGGGGTAAGGGCAGGACTCCCTCTGTGTGCCTTTAGGGGTCGGCTCCCCTTGCgcccagcccaggcagcacCCACACAAACCGTGCTGCACCATGTCCCACTGTGCCGTGCCTCTGTGACAAATCAATTCCGTGACACCGTGTGACTCTGCCAGGCCACGTTACGCCAGGCTGTGCCGTGCCACGCTGTGCCGTGCCGTCCTGTATCGCCCTGTGCCGTGCCATCCTGCTccatgccgtgccgtgccgtgccgtgccatgctgCACCAGCACCCCAGGGAGTGGAGAGCCAAAAGCCCCGTCAAGCAGGAGCATCACCggcccaggctgtgctggggaggtgaGCGGGGCCCTCCCcgattgttttatttgtttttaattgtgtttgAGGAGAGGAGCTGGCGTGCCTCTAAGCAAACAGCAGAGGGTTAAAGGGCTCCCTGTGACAGATCAAATAAATGTGCCATTGCAGCCGGTCCcagaaacaataaaaccaaGGCAGGATCTGGAGGGGAGAAACATCAGGCTGTGACGGGAGAAATTCAATTACTGCCAGCCTTCAGCCCCGTGCCGGGCTCCTAATTCGATTAGGGGCAGGCGAGCTCCAGCGCGCGGAGGGGCCTCGGCGCGGCCCCGAGTCGGGGCTTTGTCATGGGGAACAAAGCAGCGGTGGCCGGGGGCCCGCGGCACCGCGGCCGGGCGAGCGCAGCCCCAAATTGCAGCCCTGGCTCGGGAACCGGAGCCACGGTGCCCACAGTGCCTGCAGTGCTTGCAGTGCCCACGGTGCTCGCGGTGCCCACGGTGCTCGCGGTGCGCCCAGCTGCCGGCCGTGGGATGCCAGCTGCCAGCACGCACCAGTGCCGTGGTCCTCGCTCGGGCACCGCTGCTGGTGATGGTGAGGGCACGGCACGAggtctcctccctgctcctaccctgcagcagctccagcccctgcacccACCTCCGCGCTGAGCTCTCGGAGCAGCCCCGGTGTTAGCACGGCCCCACCGCAGCGCAGCCGGGGCTGGCACCGAGGAGCAGCGGGGACAGGAGGGTTTTGCACTGAGACCCTTCCCGGAGCACTGGTGTGGGCAAAGCTGGTGCTGGAGACCCCGTGAGGCCCTGCAGTGCCTCCTGTTTCACGGGGGCCCCGATTCCTGCGTGCTGACAGCGGGGAGAATGGGCACAGAGCCCTGGTGCCGTGCATCCCGCAGAGcccggccgggctgggggcacggggagccccCATCTGTGCTGCCGGGACCCCCTGCCCCCCTTCCCGGGCCAGGCTGACCCCTGCACCCACCCTGACCCCTCCGAGGTGCCCACCCTGTGCGTTGCCACATGTGTCGGGGTGCGGGTGCTCAGCCATCGCGTGGCACTGGGGATGTCacccccctgccagccccaatTCTCCCTGCACCACCATCGGGTCACCCACATCCCCCCAGCTCCCACGGCCGGGCCCGAGCTCTGGGCTCACCAGGGCCATGGCAAGGTGGGGGCACCCCcggtgctgccccagcccccctTTGTCcactttctcctctcccccttcaTCCCCCccatcatcttcctcctcccctccccctcatTCTGCCCCTGGCTCTGGGTAGCAatagcagcagctccttgcGTGGCAGATTGCTGCCTAATTAGTTTAGAGGGAAAACTTAATTGAATTAACTTTTTCACAACTCCAGCAGCCTGACAGTTGGGGCTCTCTTTCACCAGCCAGCCTCCATCTCCTTGATCTAATTAACTTGTTTAGCAACCTGCCCGGGTCCGGCGCCTGCGCCTCGGCCAGCGCAGCTGGGGGCTCGCCGGGGGGACCGGGCCACCAGCCCCCCGGCCGGCCCGGCCACGGGACAAGGGGTGCCCCAGGGACCCCCGAGCTGGTGGAGCAGGGGGCTCCGGGACAATTGGGGGCTGTGGCCACGGGTGGGGCAGCGGCTGTggggggggacatggggcaGGGTGTGGAGAGGGGCATGGGGCAGGACATGGGGGAGAGTGCAGGGAAGGGCAC carries:
- the CLPB gene encoding caseinolytic peptidase B protein homolog, with translation MVAAINRNSSLVKILLAANADPNLGDEFSSVYETAKEKGLHSLEVLVTREDEFNNRLNVRASFRGCTALHYAVLADDYLTVKLLLDGGANPLQKNEMGHKPLDYAREGEVMNLLRASETKFQEEQRRREIEERRRFPLEQRLKEHIIGQESAIATVGAAIRRKENGWYDEEHPLVFLFLGSSGIGKTELAKQTAKYIHKDVKKGFIRLDMSEFQERHEVAKFIGSPPGYVGHEEGGQLTKKLRQCPNAVVLFDEVDKAHPDVLTIMLQLFDEGRLTDGKGKTIDCKDAIFIMTSNVASDEIAQHALQLRQEAVEISKKRIAENLVTAQAPHEGPEGNCPQAGRRGRTEQEDVQVTEKITISKQFKEKVIRPILKAHFRRDEFLGRINEIVYFLPFCHSELIQLVNKELNFWAKKAKARHNITLLWDREVMDVLADGYNLHYGARSIKHEVERRVVNQLAAAYEQDLLPRGCTLKITVEDSDKQLLKTKDSSAPGAEKTKTPTLRLEIVEKDSKSRKLDIQAPLNPENITYFL